The sequence GGATCGTTGATCCGCCAGGCGGCCCAGACCGTGACTTCAATCTTCTTGCCGTCCTTGGTCGGCACGTCGACCAACTGATCGTTGGGGCGCGAGCCGTGCCAGACTTGCAGCGTCTTGGGCAACCGCATCACCTGCTGTATGACCGGCAGCTTGAAGTACAAGCCCGGCTCGGTTCGGCTTTGCACCGGGTTGCCGAACTGTAGGATCACCGCCAACTCGCGCTCGTCGACGGTATAGAGGACCGAATTCCCCAGCGGAATCAACAGCAGCAAGACGATACTGATCAGCAGCAGTTGCACGCGGCGTTGGTTGGTCATGATAAAAGTTGCTAGTTGCTGGTTGCGAGTTGCTAGTGAAATGCGGTACGCCAAGCCCAGGGGTCTCACCCCCCAGGGAGCATTCGTGTCAGCGGTCGAGTTGCAGCAGCGGGTAGATTTGCTTCAGGTCGCTGTCCATGATCGTTTTGGACTGCACTCCTTCGAGCACTTCTTCCATCGCTTCCAGGTAGAGCCGCTGGCGCGTAATGTCGGGTGCCTTTTGATAGGCGCGATACTTCGTGACCAGGGCGTCGATCTCGCCTTGCGATTCGGCGTGCCGCCGGTCGGCGTAGCCTTGCGCCTCGCGAATCGCCTTGTCTTTGGCCGCCAAGGCCTGCGGGATCAAGCGATTCCGCTCGGCTTCGGCCTCGTTTTCGAGTTTCTGCTTTTCCTGAATCGCGGCGTTCACCCGATCGAAGGCTGGTTTGACTTGCTCTGGCGGCGTGACGCGCTGCATCTGCAGCGCCGGCACCGTGATGCCGCATTGATAGTGGTCGAGAATTTCCTGGGTCGCCTTCCGCGCTTCGTGCGAGATTTCGCTCCGCGCGGCCCCGATCACCTCGTCGAACGAGTAATCACCCACCAGCCGGTTCATCACCGTGCGGGCCACGGTGGTCACCAACTGTTGCGCGAACTCGTCGGGATCGTTTGCCGGAAAGCGGAACAGGTACTGGGCCGGATCGGTCACTTTCCATTGCACGGTCCACTCGACGCTGGCCGTGTTCAGGTCGCCGGTCAGCATCAGCGTTTCGTCTTCGTGTGCCTTGTTGCGAGTGTCGACAGTGGTTAGCGGCAGCCGCAAGCTCCGCTCTTCGATGCTCACCTTCAGCACCTGGTCGGCCAGTGGCAGCTTGAAATGCAAGCCGGGCATCATCGTCGACTGGTATTTGCCGAATCGCATCACGACGGCCTGCTCGTACGGCGCGACCGTGTAGAAGCAGCCGAGCGAGAAGTACAACGCCATCAGCCCCAGGATCGCCCAGGGGGCCAGCATCAACAACGGATCAATCGGCAACGATTGCTGCGGCGGCCGGCGGCCGCTCGCGCTTTCCGGAAAGACCATTGATGGTTCCCCTCGCAAAATAGGCGGCGCATCGCTGCGCCGTCGTAAAGAAGCTGTCCCGGACGAGTGCAATACCTGCGCGCGATTGCGACTTTTGCCCTCGGCCGGCGCGAGTCATCATAACTCGCCGCGCGGGCGCGCTTAAGCGGGTTGCGCAAAATCGCGGCAATGTCTTGGCGTTTTAGCTACGCACCATGCGGCAAAGGGTTCGCCCTGGGGGTGGCGGCCAGCGAGGCGATTCGTGGCGGCGGCGGTTGATTGTCGCCGGTCGCCCGATTCTAATCGTCGTGCCCGCCTACCGTTGCGAATCATCCCACCCTCCCGCTCAAGTGATCGCGCTTATGAAAACGAAATCGTTCGCCTTGTCGTGCTTGTTGGTCCTGGTCTCGGCCGGTTGGTTGCACGCCGCCGAGTCGTTCATCCTGGGCAGTCTGTTCTCGAACCATGCCGTGTTGCAGCGCGACATGCCCGCGCCGGTCTGGGGCCAGGCCGCGCCCGGAATCAAGGTGACGGTCAAGTTCGCTGACCAGGAAAAGGTCGCCACCGCCGACAAGAACGGCCGCTGGGAAGTGCGGCTCGATCCGCTCGCCGCTTCGAGCGAAGGACGCACGCTGACCGCCACGGCCGAGGGGGAAACCAAGCCGCTCTCCCGCACCGATGTGCTCGTGGGCGAAGTTTGGATCTGCAGCGGGCAGTCGAACATGGCTTGGACGCTGAGCAGCTCCGACGGTGGGGCCGAAGCGATTGCCGCGGCGGGCGACGGGCAGTTACGCCTGTTCGCCGCGGCGGCCAAGGCGACCGATGAACCCCAAGCGTTGATTGGCGGCGAGTGGGCCGTCGACGCGCCGAACGCGGCGCAAGGCTTCTCGGGCGTCGCCTATTTCTTCGGCAAGGAATTGCGCAAGTCGCTCGGCGTGCCGGTCGGCCTGGTCCGCTCGGCTGTCGGCGGCACGGTGGCCGAAGCCTGGACCGCGCGTGGCGACTTGGAGGCGAACCCGACGCTGGTCGGTTTGTTCGATGTCCAGGCCAAAGCCGTGACCGACTATCCGCAATCGCTGGCCAGTTACAAGCAAAAAGAAACCGAGTTGCTGGCCAAGTGGGAAGCTGATGTCGCGAAAGCAAAAGCCGACGGCAAGCCCGAGCCGCGCAAACCAGCCGCGCCGCAAGACCCCACCAAGAGCCCGAACCGTCCATGCGGGTTGTACAACGGCTCGATCGCGCCGCTGCAGCCGTACGCCATTCGCGGGGCGATCTGGTATCAGGGGGAATCGAACTCGGGACGCGGCAAGCAGTATCAGACGTTGTTCCCCGCCATGATCGGCAGTTGGCGCAAGGCCTGGGGCCAGGGTGACTTTCCGTTCTTGTTCGTGCAGATCACGCCGCACAACAACATGACTCCAGAGGTCCGCGAGGCACAACGCATCACGACCGAAACGACCCCCAACACGGCGATGGCCGTCACGGTCGACGTGGGGCATCCGACCGATATTCATCCGCGACAGAAGCAGCCGGTGGGGCAGCGCTTGGCCTTGGCGGCCCGCGCGCTGGCGTACGGCGAGCAGCTTGAATACTCCGGCCCGACGTACGACACAATTCGCGTCGATGGCGGCCGGGCGATCCTGTCGTTCAAGCATCTGGGCGGCGGCTTGGTCGCCAAGGGGAGCGAGTTGCGCGGCTTCACCATTGCCGGCACCGACGGCAACTTCGCGCCGGCCAAGGCCATGATCGACGGCGATACGATCGTCGTATCGAGCGAATCGGTCAGCTCCCCGGTTCAGGTGCGCTACGGCTGGACCAACGTGCCGGACATCAACTTGTTCAATCAGGCCGGGCTCCCTGCCTCGCCGTTCCAGACCGATCCGGTCTTCGTCCTGGAAGATGGCTTCGAGCTGATCTTCGATGGCCGCGACTTGAGCGCCTGGCAAGCGAAGGAAGGGCTCTCGCTGCAGGGAAAAGTTATCGAAAGCGGCAGCCGCTTCTCGGCGCGCGATGGGCGGATTGTCGTCAGCCCTGGCAAGGGATTGAGCGCGGTCTGGTCGAAGCGCGAGTTCCCCCGCGACTTTGAAATGCGGTTGCAGTTCCGTGCCGGCGTCAACGCCGACAGCGGTATCTTTGTCCGCAAGCCGCAACTGCAGTGTCGCGATTATCTGGCGGCCGGGCCGTACAAGGAATTGAAGAGCTACCAGCCGCAGGATTGGAACGACATTCAAGTTGTAGTTCGTGGCAACGTGGCGACGTGTACCTGCAACGGCGAGCCGCTGAAGTTCACGGCCGAGCTGCCGGCCACGGGGCCGATCGGTCTGGAAGCTGACCGGGGGCAGTTGGAGTATCGCTACATTCGTGTGAAGGAAGCTCGCTAATGAGTCGTGGCGTCGCTCTGTTACTGTTACTTGTCGCTTCGGTCGCTCGGGCGGGCGAGGCGCCGGCTTGGCGCGAACTGTTCAATGGCCGCGACCTGACCGGCTGGGTCAATGTGAACACCGCCTCGGACACCTGGTCGGTGCGCGATGGGATGCTCATCTGCAAAGGGAAGCCGATCGGCGTGATGCGGAGCGATCGGCAGTACGAGAACTTTCTGTTGCACGTCGAGTGGCGACACATGGAGCCCGGCGGCAACTCGGGGGTCTTTGCCTGGAGCGAAGGGACCGTGCCCGAGGGGAAGCAACTCCCCAAAGGGCTCGAGGTGCAGATGCTCGAACTCGACTGGCCGAAGTTGCATCCGCTGAAGGACGGCAGCTTGCCGCCGATCGCGTATGTGCATGGCGAGTTGTTCGGCGCGGGCGGATTGATCGTCACGCCTGACAATCCGCGCGGCCCGCGGAGCAAGTCGATCGAAAACCGCTGCCGCCCGCGCGGCGAGTGGAACGAGTATGACGTGGTGTTCGTCGACGGCGTGGTCAAGCTGGCCGTCAACGGCAAGTTCGTCAACGGCATCAGCCAGTCGTCGGTCCGGAAAGGATACTTGTGCCTGGAATCGGAAGGGGCCGAGATTCACTTCCGCAACTTGAGGATTCTCGAGCTACCGCCCGGCGTGACGACGCCGGAGCAAACGGCGCCGATAGTCGACAAATAGTGGAAACTCAGGCGATAGCACGCCCCGGCCGGAAAAACTCGACATTGCCTTTGGCTCGGTTAAGATAATCGTTGTCGGTGCAGTCGTTTCGATTTCCAAAACTGTTGGGAGCGCGATGATGGACAAGACCGAAGTGAGCGCACATCTGGCCGAGGTGAAGTTGCAATTGGCCGCCAAGTACGACGGCATGGCCCGCCGTTCGACCAGTCTGCCTCGCCAGCGCAAGTACATCAACCAGGCCGACAACTTCCGGACACAGGCCCAGCAACTCAGCCGGCAAAAGCCGCGCTAGTCGCTCGCTGTCTCCGCTGTTCAAATCTCGCCGCACGTCGACCGACAAACACCCCTCCCTGACAGGGAGGGGTGTTTCCACAACGAGCTACGGCGCTGTTCGTGCGCGCTGAGCAACTCGATCTCTCACTTCCGCTGGTCCAGGCTCATCGGGCCCGAGCCGTTGGCGATGACCAGCAGCATGGCCCCCATCATCGACAGGTTCTTCATGGCCTGGATCATTTGCATTTCGGCCGCCTTGTCCTGCAGCTTCCAGAACGGGTGGAAGTAGTACGTCGCCAGCACCAGGAACACGAGTAACAAGCTGGCGCCGATCCGGGCGTGGTAGCCCAACATCACCGACGCGCTGCCCACGATCAAAAACGCGATCGCGCCAACGAGCATGAACTTAGCGGCTGGGATGCCTGCTTCGGTCATCCCTTCGGCCGTCTTCTCGAAATGGGGAATCTTGGCCCCGACCGCGCTTAACAAGAAGATCAAGCTCAGCATCACGCGGCCGGCCACGGTCAACACGCCCTGGACTTGCGAATTCATGGTCTAACTCCCTGCGAAAAGTGTGGTTGGTAACAGATGGTTAAGAGTTCTCAAGCCGTGCTCACGGCAGATCGAACCACATGACTTCGGTCGGTTCGTTTGCTTGCAGTTCAAGCTGTGCTTCGTCGCTGAGCGCGGCGCCGTCGCCGGCAGCCAGCGTGTGACCACTCAGCTGCAGCTTGCCGCGCAGCACTTGCAGCCAGCCGTGACGCCCCTCGGCGATCGGCTGGGCCAGGGACTGACCGGCGGTCAAATTGGCCAGATAGATTCGCGCGTCTTGCTGGATGATCAGCGATTCGCGCTCGCCAGCGGGCGAAACGACCAACTGCATTTGGCCTTGCCGGCCCGCCGGGTCGAACACCCGCTGGTCGTAGCTCGGCGTTAATCCCGGCTGGCGCGGCAACAGCCACACCTGGTACAGGTGAACCGGCTCGGTGGCCGACGGGTTGAACTCGCTGTGGCGAATGCCGCTGCCGGCGGTCATCCGTTGGAGTTCGCCCGGTTGGATCACGGCGCCGTTTCCCAGGCTGTCGCGATGTTGCAACTCGCCCGACAGGACGTACGTGACGATCTCCATGTCGCGATGGCCGTGCATGCCGAAGCCTTGCCCCGGCGCAACGCGGTCTTCGTTCATCACGCGGAGCGCGCGGAACATGACGTGCTGAGGGTCGTAATAGTCGCCGAACGAAAAGCTGTGGAACGTATCGAGCCAGCCGTGGTCGAAATGGCCGCGCTCGTTCGAGGGTCGGACGTTAATCATGATGTCACCGATGGTATCGCAATTTGATATTTGTTGATATGTCAACTATTTGGCCAAAAAAACACCGCAGCGAATAGGAGGCTACCTTCTAGCTCGGTGCGTCATCCAGCCGTTCGCGGGCCTTTTCCAGCAGTCGTGACAGTTCTTTCAATTCGGCCTGGGTCAGGTGGCCCAGCAGTTTGTCGTGCAGATCGAGCACCGGTCGGTCGAGGCCGGCCAGCAACTTGGTGGCTTTGTCGGTGACGGCCACGTAGACGACGCGGCGGTCCTCGGTGCAACGCTCGCGGCAGACCAGGCCGGCTTGCTCCAAGCGGTCGATCAGGCCCGTGATGCCGGGTACCACGGTGATCGTCCGGCTGGCGATTTCAAGAATCGGCAGGGGCTGACCGGCCCCGCGGACGATCCGCAGGATGTTGTACTGCGCCG is a genomic window of Planctomycetota bacterium containing:
- a CDS encoding DoxX family protein codes for the protein MNSQVQGVLTVAGRVMLSLIFLLSAVGAKIPHFEKTAEGMTEAGIPAAKFMLVGAIAFLIVGSASVMLGYHARIGASLLLVFLVLATYYFHPFWKLQDKAAEMQMIQAMKNLSMMGAMLLVIANGSGPMSLDQRK
- a CDS encoding MarR family transcriptional regulator, giving the protein MTRGKLQRELKKARPFDSLAQEATLNLVRTSDRLQLTFARLLREHGLTPAQYNILRIVRGAGQPLPILEIASRTITVVPGITGLIDRLEQAGLVCRERCTEDRRVVYVAVTDKATKLLAGLDRPVLDLHDKLLGHLTQAELKELSRLLEKARERLDDAPS
- a CDS encoding DUF1080 domain-containing protein yields the protein MSRGVALLLLLVASVARAGEAPAWRELFNGRDLTGWVNVNTASDTWSVRDGMLICKGKPIGVMRSDRQYENFLLHVEWRHMEPGGNSGVFAWSEGTVPEGKQLPKGLEVQMLELDWPKLHPLKDGSLPPIAYVHGELFGAGGLIVTPDNPRGPRSKSIENRCRPRGEWNEYDVVFVDGVVKLAVNGKFVNGISQSSVRKGYLCLESEGAEIHFRNLRILELPPGVTTPEQTAPIVDK
- the hflK gene encoding FtsH protease activity modulator HflK, producing the protein MVFPESASGRRPPQQSLPIDPLLMLAPWAILGLMALYFSLGCFYTVAPYEQAVVMRFGKYQSTMMPGLHFKLPLADQVLKVSIEERSLRLPLTTVDTRNKAHEDETLMLTGDLNTASVEWTVQWKVTDPAQYLFRFPANDPDEFAQQLVTTVARTVMNRLVGDYSFDEVIGAARSEISHEARKATQEILDHYQCGITVPALQMQRVTPPEQVKPAFDRVNAAIQEKQKLENEAEAERNRLIPQALAAKDKAIREAQGYADRRHAESQGEIDALVTKYRAYQKAPDITRQRLYLEAMEEVLEGVQSKTIMDSDLKQIYPLLQLDR
- a CDS encoding pirin family protein, producing the protein MINVRPSNERGHFDHGWLDTFHSFSFGDYYDPQHVMFRALRVMNEDRVAPGQGFGMHGHRDMEIVTYVLSGELQHRDSLGNGAVIQPGELQRMTAGSGIRHSEFNPSATEPVHLYQVWLLPRQPGLTPSYDQRVFDPAGRQGQMQLVVSPAGERESLIIQQDARIYLANLTAGQSLAQPIAEGRHGWLQVLRGKLQLSGHTLAAGDGAALSDEAQLELQANEPTEVMWFDLP
- a CDS encoding DUF1080 domain-containing protein, which encodes MKTKSFALSCLLVLVSAGWLHAAESFILGSLFSNHAVLQRDMPAPVWGQAAPGIKVTVKFADQEKVATADKNGRWEVRLDPLAASSEGRTLTATAEGETKPLSRTDVLVGEVWICSGQSNMAWTLSSSDGGAEAIAAAGDGQLRLFAAAAKATDEPQALIGGEWAVDAPNAAQGFSGVAYFFGKELRKSLGVPVGLVRSAVGGTVAEAWTARGDLEANPTLVGLFDVQAKAVTDYPQSLASYKQKETELLAKWEADVAKAKADGKPEPRKPAAPQDPTKSPNRPCGLYNGSIAPLQPYAIRGAIWYQGESNSGRGKQYQTLFPAMIGSWRKAWGQGDFPFLFVQITPHNNMTPEVREAQRITTETTPNTAMAVTVDVGHPTDIHPRQKQPVGQRLALAARALAYGEQLEYSGPTYDTIRVDGGRAILSFKHLGGGLVAKGSELRGFTIAGTDGNFAPAKAMIDGDTIVVSSESVSSPVQVRYGWTNVPDINLFNQAGLPASPFQTDPVFVLEDGFELIFDGRDLSAWQAKEGLSLQGKVIESGSRFSARDGRIVVSPGKGLSAVWSKREFPRDFEMRLQFRAGVNADSGIFVRKPQLQCRDYLAAGPYKELKSYQPQDWNDIQVVVRGNVATCTCNGEPLKFTAELPATGPIGLEADRGQLEYRYIRVKEAR